A window of Flavobacterium branchiarum genomic DNA:
CTATAATTCTGACAAAAATAAAGAAATACTCTTTATAAACTGATGCTAACTACAATTAATAAATTTAGTCGTTTTCTAAAAAACAGTATTAAATTTAAAATTTAAAAAATCTTATTACCTTAGCCACTTACAAACTCAGCACCTTATTCCCTTGAAACAAATTACTTCAATACAAAACCCATTCATAAAATCATTAGTGTTATTGCAAGAAAAAGCAAAAGCACGGAAACAAACCGGAACGTTTTTAATTGAAGGGAAACGTGAAATTTCATTAGCAATAAAAGGGGAATACGAAATAGAAACAATTTTATTTTTACCCGAATTAATTACTGAAAGTGAAATCAATCAATTAGCTGGCAAACAAATTAATCTAATCGAGATTAACAAAGAAGTATTTCAAAAACTAGCCTATCGTGATACAACTGAAGGTGTTTTAGCTATAGCCAAAACCAAATCATTGCAATTATCAGATTTAAAACTATCTGACAATCCACTAATTCTGGTAGCAGAAGCACCAGAGAAGCCAGGAAACATTGGAGCACTATTGCGTACTGCCGATGCAGCCAATTTAACTGCAGTAATAATTGCCAATCCTAAAAGTGATTTATACAATCCAAATATAGTTCGCTCAAGTGTAGGTTGCTTATTTACTACCCAAATAGCGACAGGTACAACAAGCGAAATTATTGCTTTTTTGAAAGAAAATAAAATTGATTTCTACTGCGCTACACTTCAGAACTCTACTTCCTATCACACACAAGACTTTACTACTCCAACTGCTTTAGTTGTAGGTACTGAAGCCACGGGATTAACACAGGAATGGAGGGATGCCGCAACTCAAAATATTATCATTCCAATGGAAGGCGAAATAGACAGTATGAATGTTTCGGTTGCAGCAGCAATTTTAATTTTTGAAGCAAAAAGACAACGAGGTTTCAATAAATTATAAACCAAAGAGTCATTAAATTGCTTTGGTTTTAAACAATAAATATCATTTACATATGAATTATAAGTTATCGCTTTTAGCACTTTTTTTGAGTTTTTCGGTTGCAGCACAAATCACCAATAAAGAAGTTGATGCCTTAGTAGAAAACACTTTAAAAACATTTAATGTCCCTGGAATTGCAGTTGCAATTATTAAAGATGGAAAGATCGTTCAAGCTCAAGGCTATGGGGTGAAATCTATTTTAACAAAAGAGAAAGTAGATGCAAATACCTTATTCGGAATTGCCTCTAACAGTAAGGCTTTTACAAGTACTGCTTTGGCAATGCTTGTTGATGAAGGCAAAATAAAATGGGATGATAAGGTGATAAAATATCTTCCAAATTTTAAAATGTATAACGAATACGTAACACAAGAATTTACGATTCGTGATTTATTAACTCACCGTAGCGGATTAGGTCTTGGCGCTGGAGATTTAATGATTTGGCCTGATGGAAGTGATTTTACAGTACAAGATATTACTCAAAATTTACAATATTTAAAACCTGTTTCGGGGTTTAGAACTAAATACGACTATGATAATTTATTATACATTGTTGCTGGTGAAATTGTTCATGTTGTAAGCGGAAAAAACTGGGGCGATTTTATCGAAGAACGCATCATGAATCCATTAGAAATGAATCATAGCGCCGCTTCATTTTTGCGCTTAAAAGACTCAACAAATATTATAGTTCCTCACGTTCCTATAGACGGAAAGCTAAAGGTAATTAAGAGATATCAAAACCAACTTTTTGATGCAGCTGCTGGAATTTATTCAAGTGTTAACGACTTGAGCAAATGGGCTATAATGCAAATGAATAATGGAAAATATGGCCCTGAAAAAAAACAATTATTTTCAGAAAAAGAACATGATGAAATGTGGCAACTACAAACCATAATTCCAGTAAAACCAAGAGCTCCATATAATACTCATTTTAGCGGCTATGGTTTAGGATGGTTTTTAAGCGATGTAAAAGGAAACAAACAAGTTAGTCATACTGGTGGTTTAGAAGGAATTGTTACTCAGGTAACTTTAATTCCTGAAATACAATTAGGTATTATTGTTCTAACAAATCAGCAATCTGGCGCAGCATTTACAGCTATTACCAATACTATAAAAGACAGCTATTTAGGAATTAAACCTGAAGATTATGTTACTTTATACAGCAATCGTATGAAAGCCAATGTAGAAACTGCAGATAAAGTAACTGATGAAGTTTGGGCCGTTGTTGCAAAAAACAAAAAAGACAAAGTAAAAACTGATTTCAGCAAAATTACTGGAACCTACAAAGACAATTGGTTTGGAGACATAACTATTACTGAGAAAAAAGGAAAAGTATATTTTGCATCAAAACGTTCTCCTCAATTAGTTGGAGAAATATTCTTTTATAAAGATGGAAATTATGTAGTAAAATGGGACAATGCGTATTTTCATGCCGATGCTCATTTGTTCTTTAAATACGATTCGAATGGAAATGCTATAACTTTAAAAATGGAACCAATCTCTGAATTAACCGATTTTAGTTACGATTTTCAAGACTTAGATTTTACTAAAAAGTAGTTTCTTTTTTTTAGTTTTCTGTCGTGGCATTCAGTTTTCGGTCTC
This region includes:
- a CDS encoding TrmH family RNA methyltransferase is translated as MKQITSIQNPFIKSLVLLQEKAKARKQTGTFLIEGKREISLAIKGEYEIETILFLPELITESEINQLAGKQINLIEINKEVFQKLAYRDTTEGVLAIAKTKSLQLSDLKLSDNPLILVAEAPEKPGNIGALLRTADAANLTAVIIANPKSDLYNPNIVRSSVGCLFTTQIATGTTSEIIAFLKENKIDFYCATLQNSTSYHTQDFTTPTALVVGTEATGLTQEWRDAATQNIIIPMEGEIDSMNVSVAAAILIFEAKRQRGFNKL
- a CDS encoding serine hydrolase gives rise to the protein MNYKLSLLALFLSFSVAAQITNKEVDALVENTLKTFNVPGIAVAIIKDGKIVQAQGYGVKSILTKEKVDANTLFGIASNSKAFTSTALAMLVDEGKIKWDDKVIKYLPNFKMYNEYVTQEFTIRDLLTHRSGLGLGAGDLMIWPDGSDFTVQDITQNLQYLKPVSGFRTKYDYDNLLYIVAGEIVHVVSGKNWGDFIEERIMNPLEMNHSAASFLRLKDSTNIIVPHVPIDGKLKVIKRYQNQLFDAAAGIYSSVNDLSKWAIMQMNNGKYGPEKKQLFSEKEHDEMWQLQTIIPVKPRAPYNTHFSGYGLGWFLSDVKGNKQVSHTGGLEGIVTQVTLIPEIQLGIIVLTNQQSGAAFTAITNTIKDSYLGIKPEDYVTLYSNRMKANVETADKVTDEVWAVVAKNKKDKVKTDFSKITGTYKDNWFGDITITEKKGKVYFASKRSPQLVGEIFFYKDGNYVVKWDNAYFHADAHLFFKYDSNGNAITLKMEPISELTDFSYDFQDLDFTKK